DNA sequence from the Caulobacter segnis genome:
TGATCGCGCCGACCTCGACCGGATCGTGGGCCGTTACGCCTTCTGCAACATCAAGCTGGACAAGGCCGGGGGGCTGACCGAGGCGCTGGCCCTCGCCAAAGCCGCCCGCGAACGGGGCTTGCGGTTGATGGTCGGCTGCATGGAGGGGACCTCGTTGGGGATCGCCCCGGCGCTGCTGCTGGCCCAGGACTGCGAGATCGTAGACCTGGATTGCCCCATGCAGCTGGTCCGCGACGTCGACGGCGGCTTCGGCTACCGGGATGGCTGGTTGCGCCCAAACGGGCCGGACCTCTGGGGCTAGGCTTCGAGATCCCGCGCCGTCGCCAGCAGCGCGGCCAGATCCAGGCTCGCTTCGCCTTTCAGCTTCTTGGTGACCGGCAAGGTGACGTAGTCAAACGAGACGTTCAGATGATCGAGCATGTGCTCCATGATCGTCTGGTAGTGTTCGATGCCGAAAGCGGCCACCGTGATCAGATAGTCGATCCCGCCCAGCACTGCCTGACAGCCAATGACATTGGGCAGGTCGGCGATCCCGGCCTCGAAGACCTTGGCCTTGGCGTACGAATAGTCGGTCAGCTTGATCTGCACGACGAAGGTCGACAGCTTGGCCAGCCGGCCAAGGTCGACCTCGGCGTGGTAGCCCCGGATGATCTTGGACTTTTCCAGTCGCTTCATGCGTTCCCAGCACCGCGAAGCCGACAGGCCGACCAACTCGCCCATCGCGGCCTTGGTGACCCGCCCCTGGCGTTGCAGCAGCGCCAGGATCTTGAGATCGATGCGGTCGAGGTCCTTGCGCTGGTCGGTCATGAGCGGTCCTTGCTGATCGTCGTTCCCAGCCTTAGCGCAAGGCCGGCGGGGAGGGTGAGCGCGAGCGCCCGATATTGGGAGAGCTACGAGCGTCGACGATGTCCGAAACGGCGGAAACCCCCGTCGCCGCCCGGCTAGACTCGCCAGGTGACAAGAGAAGGCGGGGCTCGTGAGATCCTATCTATTCCGATCGGTCCTTGGCGTCGCCGTCGCGGGATTGCTGGGATCCGGCGCTTGGGCCTCGACGCTCATTATCAACGCCAGGGTGATCGACGGCTCCGGAACGCCGGCCCGTTCGGTCAGTGTCCGGATCGATAAGGATCGCATTGTCGCTGTCGGGCGCCTCAGGCGCGTTCGGGGCGAGGCCATTGTCAACGCCAAGGGGCTGACATTGGCGCCGGGCTTCATCGACGCCCACAGCCACCACGACCGACAGGCGGAAAAGACGCCAGACATGACGGCCGTGACCGCTCAAGGCGTCACCACCATCGTGGTTGGGCAGGATGGGGAATCCGCGCTTCCCCTGAAGACCTATTTCGAACAACTGGCGCGCTCGCCGCTGGCCGTCAACGTCGCGTCCTACACCGGACACGGCAGCTTGCGCGCGCGCGCCATGGGCCAGGACTACAAGCGTCCGGCCACGCGGTCCGAGATCGCGCGCATGCAGGACCACCTCGCCGCGGATCTGCGCGCCGGCTCCCTGGGCCTGTCCACCGGGCTGGAATACGACCCCGGGATCTACGGAACGCCGCAAGAGGTGGTCGCCCTGGCCAAGACAGCCGCGGCCGGCGGCGGGCGCTACATCAGCCATATGCGCAGCGAGGACGTCCGGCTGGATGCGGCGATCGACGAGATCATCGCCATCGGCCGCGAGGCCAGGTTGCCCGTTCAGATCTCGCACCTGAAGATCGGCCTGGTCGACCGTTGGGGCGACGCGCCCGCGATCCTGGCCAAACTGGACGCCGCCCGCGCCCAGGGCGTGGACATCACCGCCGACGTCTATCCCTACAGCTATTGGCAGAGCAATCTGTCGGTGCTGCTGCCGGAGCGGAACTTCGAGGACCGGGCCGCCGCGCGCTTCGCCCTGACCAAGCTAACCACGCCCGAGGGCCTGCGGATCGCGGTCTTCGCGCCTGACCCGTCCCTGGTGGGCAAGACGATCGCCCAAATCGCGGCCGAACGGCATGCCGATCCGGTCGAGACTTATTTGGCGCTGACGCGGCAATCAGAGGCCTACGGCGCGGCGCATCCGCAGGTCGAGCGCGTGGACGCCGTGATCGGCTCGGCCATGGCCGAGCCCGACATCGCCGCCTTCATCGCCTGGAAGCACGCGGTGATCTGCTCCGATGGCATGACGCACGGCCTGCATCCCCGAGGCTTCGGCGCCTTCGCCAAGATCCTGCGTGTCTATGTTCGGGAAAAACATCTGCTGACCCTGGAGCAGGCCGTGCACAAGATGTCGGCCCAGACCGCCGCCCAGCTTGGCCTGGCCGACCGAGGAACGATCGCGCCGGGTCTTTATGCCGACCTGGTGTTGTTCGATCCCGCGCGCATCGGCGACCGTTCGGATCTGGACCACCCTAACGCCCTGGCCGCGGGCGTCGCCACCGTCTGGGTCAACGGCGTGATCGTCTTCGAAGAGGACGCGGCGACCGGAGCGCGGCCTGGCCAGATCGTGCGCCGAGCCGGCTGGCGGCCGGTCGACTGACGGCCAAGACCATCACGAGCCCCGATTGAGCAGAGACCCGCCGGCCTCGAAGTTTCCGGCGCTGAACCTCATGGCCGAGCGGGGCCGATGAACACCTGAACCGACCTGTCGAATTCGATCCCGACGTCAGGTCGAACGGCCCCAAAGGCGCCATTTCTGAAGTGGAGTCGGAATGATGCAGCGGCGCGCATTTCTGGCGGCGGGAGCGAGTCTGGCCGCCGCATCCACGACGCGGGGCGTGGCGGCGCCGATCCTCTCCGCCGACAATTTCGGTCTCACCCTGGAGCAGGCCAGACGGCGCAACGGCTGGATCGAGATCGACGCCGCCGCTTTCGAGGCCAACATCGACACCGTGCGGACGCTGATCGGCGCGGTGCGGCTATGCGTGGTGATGAAGGCTGACGCCTATGGCAACGGCGTCGCGCTCCTGATGCCGTCCGTCTTGAAGAAACGGATTGGCGAACTCGCCATAGCCTCGAACGACGAGGCCAGGGTCGCGCGTCGACTCGGCTATCGCGGCCGTCTGGTCCGTGTCCGCGCCGCGACGGCGGCGGAAATGGAGGATGGTGTTCCGTTCGCCGTCGAGGAACTGATCGGAAACCCCGACGCCGCCGCGCATCTGCAGGCCCTGGCGCGGAAGGCGGGGCGGCGGCGGTGGCCCGTGCACCTGGCGCTCAACAGCGGCGGCATGTCGCGCAACGGGATCGAGCTTTCGAGCGACTATGGGAAGGTCGACGCCCGCGCTCTGCTGGGGTTCGACAGGCTCGCGATCAAGGGTGCGATGACCCACTATCCGAGTGAGGAAGAAGCCGACATTCTCGGCCAACTCCATCGCTACCTGGAGGACCTTGCTTGGCTGCGATCGCTGGGGCTGAGCACGGACGGCCTCCTGCGCCACACCGCCAACAGCTTCGCCACGCTCAAGCACCGGGAAACATGGCTCGACATGGTGCGGGTCGGGGGGCTGCTTTACGGCGATCCGGGCTCGGTGGCGGTCGACGCCTATCGGCCGACCATGGCGATCAAGTCGCGCATCGCGGCGATCAATCACTACCCAGCGGGCCAAACGGTAAACTACGATCGCACCTTCCGGCTCGAAAGGGAGAGCTGGCTCGCCAACATTCCGCTCGGCTATTCGGACGGCTATAGGCGCGGCTTCAGCCATGCCAATCGTCTGGAGTTTCCGGCGGAGAGCCGTAATCGAACACAGATATTGATCCGAGGACGCCGCTTCCCCGTGGTGGGGCGCGTGACGATGAACACCATGATGGTCGACGTGACGGACGGGCGGGGCCTGGTGCGTCCTGGCGACGAGGTCGTGCTTTTCGGCGCGCAGGGCGGCGAGAGGATCACGCAGGCCGAGTTCGAAGCCAATAGCTCCGCCTATGGTCCAGAGATGCTCGCCGTGCTGGGCGCCACGCTCCCGCGCGTACTCGGATCCTAGGCGTATAGGGGCCTGTCTTCCGAGCCGCCGGGAACAGCCGAACGAGCGCCGGAGAGTTCGCCCGGGATCGCGATCGGCGGGCAAGGCCGCGCTCATGCGACCCTGGTCATCTTGAAGATGCCTTGAGCGTTGGCGCTGTCGAACCGCAGGTCCAGGCGTGTGGCGCCTGTGTCGTCGACGAAGGTGTCGCGGGTGATGAACTCGTGGAAGGAGCCTGGCACGCCGCGGGTTTCCAGCCCCGCGTCGGTGACAAAGTCGCGCGAAACGGGTTGAGCCTTGAAGGCGGTCTGGCGCACACGCCCCGAGGCCGACACTTCCACGGCGTCCTTGATCGGCCGTCCCAACGCCTTCTGGGCGTCGGCGATGGCGTCGACATCGGGAACGCGGTCCGTGGCATGGTTGAAGGCTTGGCCTTCGGTGGCGATCCACGCGGCCTCCGCCGATTCCGCCTTCAGCGCCTCGTAGTGTTCGAGCCGGACCGGACCGTGCGTGCGCGCGAAGGCGGCGACAAGTTCAGGCAGGGCGGCGCGGGCGTCGTCCAGATCGCATCCGCCCGTTGAGGAGAAGGCTTGCAACGCGGCCTTGGCGGCGGGGCCCAGGGGGTCGGCGGAGGAATCGAACACCGCGTGGGCGATGACCTGGAAGGCCGGGGAAAAGCGCTCGACGTGAAGCTCGCTGACGAAGAACTGTGGGATCATGTCGGGCTTGTCCGCGTGGGCATAGGCGCGACCGGTCATCTTCAGGCCGTCGAGCGGATAGACATCGGCGACCTCATAGCCCAGCGGTTCGAGAATCCGGGCGAAGGCCTTGTGGCCGCCTGGCAGCGAGCCGGTCGGGCCGGCGCCGAAATCGATCGTCCGCAAGGCGCCGTGGTCGAACAGGATCTTGTGACCCTCGGCGCGGCGGTCGGCGACATAGGCGGCGCCCATGGGGACTCTGTTCATGACGTCGTGAAACAGGACCGCATTCAGAGCCATGGCGAAGACGGCGCGCGAGACCGGACCATCGGTTTCGGCGCTGAGGGCGGGGTCGATCTCCAGGATATCCAGGATCGTGGCCGCGGCCTTCTGGCCCACGGCCGAGGCGGCCAGCGTGGAGAGGTGAGACATGGTTTCAGGTCCTCAGACGTCGAAGGTCACGCCCTGCGCCAGCGGCAGGGTGGTCCCGTAGTTGATGGTGTTGGTGGCGCGGCGCATGTAGGCCTTCCAGCTGTCGGAGCCGGCCTCGCGCCCGCCGCCTGTCTCCTTCTCGCCGCCGAACGCCCCGCCGATCTCTGCGCCCGAGGGGCCGATGTTGACGTTGGCGATGCCGCAGTCGCTGCCCTCGGCGGACACGAAGAGCTCGGCTTCCCGAATGTTCAGCGTGAAGATCGATGAAGACAGGCCCTGGGCCACGTCGTTCTGGGCGGCGATGGCGTCGCTCAGCTCCGCATAGCGCATGACATAGAGGATCGGGGCGAAGGTCTCGTGCTTGACGATCTCGGCCTGGCGATCGATCTCGACCAGGGCGGGGGCCGCGTAGAAGGCGTCGGGCCCGGCCGCGTCGACGCGCGCTCCGCCGGTTACGCGACCGCCGGCCGCCCGGGCCTGGTCCAGCGCCGACTGCATGGCGTCGAAGGCCGTCTTGTCGATCAGCGGCCCGACCAGCACGCCGGCCGCGCGTGGGTCGCCCACCGGAACGGCCGGGTAGGCGGCCTTAAGCCGGGAAACGAATGTGTCGTAGACGCTCTCATGCACGAACAGCCGGCGGAGCGTGGTGCAGCGCTGGCCGGCCGTCCCCATGGCGGCGAACGCCACGCCCCGAACCGCCAGATCCAGGTCGGCCGAAGGCGTGATGATCGCAGCGTTGTTGCCGCCCAGTTCGAGCAGCGCGCGGGCGAAGCGGGCGGCGAGGCGCGGCCCGACTTGACGGCCCATTGCGGTCGAGCCGGTGGCCGAGACCAGAGGAACCTGGGGATGATCGACGAGGACCTCTCCCAGCGCCCGCCCGCCGATCAGCAGCGTGGAAAGCCCCTCGGGCGCGTCCGGCCCGAACTTGGCGCGGGCCTTCTCGAACAGCGCCTGCACGGCCAAGGCGGTCAGCGGCGTCTTTTCGGACGGCTTCCAGACCACGGTGTCGCCGCAAACGAAGGCCAGGG
Encoded proteins:
- a CDS encoding Lrp/AsnC family transcriptional regulator; this translates as MTDQRKDLDRIDLKILALLQRQGRVTKAAMGELVGLSASRCWERMKRLEKSKIIRGYHAEVDLGRLAKLSTFVVQIKLTDYSYAKAKVFEAGIADLPNVIGCQAVLGGIDYLITVAAFGIEHYQTIMEHMLDHLNVSFDYVTLPVTKKLKGEASLDLAALLATARDLEA
- a CDS encoding N-acyl-D-amino-acid deacylase family protein, translating into MIDGSGTPARSVSVRIDKDRIVAVGRLRRVRGEAIVNAKGLTLAPGFIDAHSHHDRQAEKTPDMTAVTAQGVTTIVVGQDGESALPLKTYFEQLARSPLAVNVASYTGHGSLRARAMGQDYKRPATRSEIARMQDHLAADLRAGSLGLSTGLEYDPGIYGTPQEVVALAKTAAAGGGRYISHMRSEDVRLDAAIDEIIAIGREARLPVQISHLKIGLVDRWGDAPAILAKLDAARAQGVDITADVYPYSYWQSNLSVLLPERNFEDRAAARFALTKLTTPEGLRIAVFAPDPSLVGKTIAQIAAERHADPVETYLALTRQSEAYGAAHPQVERVDAVIGSAMAEPDIAAFIAWKHAVICSDGMTHGLHPRGFGAFAKILRVYVREKHLLTLEQAVHKMSAQTAAQLGLADRGTIAPGLYADLVLFDPARIGDRSDLDHPNALAAGVATVWVNGVIVFEEDAATGARPGQIVRRAGWRPVD
- the alr gene encoding alanine racemase, which translates into the protein MMQRRAFLAAGASLAAASTTRGVAAPILSADNFGLTLEQARRRNGWIEIDAAAFEANIDTVRTLIGAVRLCVVMKADAYGNGVALLMPSVLKKRIGELAIASNDEARVARRLGYRGRLVRVRAATAAEMEDGVPFAVEELIGNPDAAAHLQALARKAGRRRWPVHLALNSGGMSRNGIELSSDYGKVDARALLGFDRLAIKGAMTHYPSEEEADILGQLHRYLEDLAWLRSLGLSTDGLLRHTANSFATLKHRETWLDMVRVGGLLYGDPGSVAVDAYRPTMAIKSRIAAINHYPAGQTVNYDRTFRLERESWLANIPLGYSDGYRRGFSHANRLEFPAESRNRTQILIRGRRFPVVGRVTMNTMMVDVTDGRGLVRPGDEVVLFGAQGGERITQAEFEANSSAYGPEMLAVLGATLPRVLGS
- a CDS encoding 2-oxoadipate dioxygenase/decarboxylase family protein; its protein translation is MSHLSTLAASAVGQKAAATILDILEIDPALSAETDGPVSRAVFAMALNAVLFHDVMNRVPMGAAYVADRRAEGHKILFDHGALRTIDFGAGPTGSLPGGHKAFARILEPLGYEVADVYPLDGLKMTGRAYAHADKPDMIPQFFVSELHVERFSPAFQVIAHAVFDSSADPLGPAAKAALQAFSSTGGCDLDDARAALPELVAAFARTHGPVRLEHYEALKAESAEAAWIATEGQAFNHATDRVPDVDAIADAQKALGRPIKDAVEVSASGRVRQTAFKAQPVSRDFVTDAGLETRGVPGSFHEFITRDTFVDDTGATRLDLRFDSANAQGIFKMTRVA
- a CDS encoding aldehyde dehydrogenase family protein; this encodes MSNLPSALADARALLERLGVTPAILDAGALKARSPVTGETLANLREHTTDEAAVAIGAAHEAYLAWRKVPAPRRGELVRLLGEELRAAKADLAALVTLEAGKVTSEGLGEVQEMIDICDYATGLSRQLFGLTLATERPSHRMMETWHPLGVVGVISAFNFPVAVWSWNAALAFVCGDTVVWKPSEKTPLTALAVQALFEKARAKFGPDAPEGLSTLLIGGRALGEVLVDHPQVPLVSATGSTAMGRQVGPRLAARFARALLELGGNNAAIITPSADLDLAVRGVAFAAMGTAGQRCTTLRRLFVHESVYDTFVSRLKAAYPAVPVGDPRAAGVLVGPLIDKTAFDAMQSALDQARAAGGRVTGGARVDAAGPDAFYAAPALVEIDRQAEIVKHETFAPILYVMRYAELSDAIAAQNDVAQGLSSSIFTLNIREAELFVSAEGSDCGIANVNIGPSGAEIGGAFGGEKETGGGREAGSDSWKAYMRRATNTINYGTTLPLAQGVTFDV